The Vitis riparia cultivar Riparia Gloire de Montpellier isolate 1030 chromosome 3, EGFV_Vit.rip_1.0, whole genome shotgun sequence genome includes a region encoding these proteins:
- the LOC117911186 gene encoding pentatricopeptide repeat-containing protein At5g39710: MLLPKSYHRPNLPELLSSKALLSSLSSPSHALLVDKAITLLKFHPHHLDSLSSRFTPQSASYFLLKSQFDQTLTLKFLTWARNHPFFDSHCKCLCLHILTRFKLYKTAQTLAQELALSASDPSGSSIFQCLKDSYHVYNSSSAVFDLMVKSYSHLNMIDQAVNTINLAKSSGFMPGVLSYNSVLDAIVRSRGSVKLSAEEVYREMIRSRVSPNVYTYNILIRGFCSVGELQKGLGCFGEMERNGCLPNVVTYNTLIDAYCKMGRIDEAFGLLKSMSSKGMQPNLISYNVIINGLCREGRMKEAWEILEEMGYKGFTPDEVTYNTLLNGYCKEGNFHQALVIHAEMVRNGVSPSVVTYTALINSMCKARNLNRAMEFFDQMRIRGLRPNERTYTTLIDGFSRQGLLNEAYRILNEMTESGFSPSVVTYNAFIHGHCVLERMEEALGVVQEMVEKGLAPDVVSYSTIISGFCRNGELDRAFQMKQEMVEKGVSPDAVTYSSLIQGLCAMRRLTEACDLSQEMLDMGLPPDEFTYTTLINAYCVEGDLNKALHLHDEMIHKGFLPDAVTYSVLINGLNKQARTREAKRLLYKLIYEESVPSDVTYDTLIENCSNIEFKSVVALIKGFCMKGLMHEADRVFESMAERNHKPGEAVYNVIIHGHCRGGNLPKAFNLYKEMIHSGFVPHTVTVITLIKALFKEGMNEEMSEVIGETLRSCRLNEAELAKVLVEINHKEGNMEAVLNVLTDMAKDGLLPNSGKTAYAGG, translated from the coding sequence ATGCTCCTCCCGAAATCCTACCACAGACCCAATCTTCCAGAACTCCTCTCCTCCAAAGCCCtactctcttctctttcttctccttctcatGCCCTTCTTGTAGACAAAGCCATCACTCTTCTCAAATTCCACCCCCATCACCTCGATTCCTTATCCTCCCGTTTCACCCCTCAATCCGCTTCATATTTCCTACTCAAGTCCCAATTCGaccaaaccctaaccctaaaattCCTCACCTGGGCTCGGAACCACCCTTTCTTCGATTCCCATTGCAAATGCCTCTGTCTCCACATTCTCACCCGCTTCAAGCTCTACAAAACCGCCCAAACCCTGGCCCAAGAACTCGCCCTCAGTGCCAGCGACCCCTCCGGTTCTTCCATTTTTCAGTGCCTTAAAGATTCTTACCATGTCTACAATTCGAGTTCTGCGGTGTTCGATCTCATGGTGAAGTCCTATTCTCACTTGAACATGATTGATCAGGCTGTGAATACTATTAATTTAGCAAAATCCAGTGGGTTTATGCCTGGTGTTTTGTCGTATAATTCGGTTCTTGATGCAATTGTTAGGTCTCGGGGTTCAGTTAAATTGAGTGCTGAGGAGGTGTATAGAGAGatgattaggagtagggtttCACCAAATGTGTATACCTATAACATCTTGATTCGCGGATTTTGCAGTGTAGGGGAATTGCAGAAGGGTTTGGGTTGCTTTGGTGAAATGGAGAGAAATGGGTGTTTGCCGAATGTGGTTACTTATAATACCTTAATTGATGCATATTGCAAAATGGGGAGGATTGATGAAGCATTTGGGTTGTTAAAGTCAATGTCTTCGAAGGGTATGCAGCCAAATTTGATTTCATACAATGTTATCATTAATGGGTTGTGTCGAGAAGGGAGGATGAAGGAAGCATGGGAGATTCTTGAGGAGATGGGTTATAAGGGTTTTACTCCAGATGAGGTGACTTATAATACGCTCCTGAATGGGTATTGTAAGGAGGGTAATTTTCATCAAGCGCTTGTTATTCATGCGGAGATGGTGAGGAATGGTGTCTCTCCAAGCGTTGTTACTTACACTGCATTGATTAATAGTATGTGTAAGGCTCGAAATTTGAATCGAGCAATGGAGTTCTTTGATCAGATGCGCATTAGAGGGCTTCGTCCTAATGAGAGAACATATACAACCTTGATTGATGGGTTCTCCCGGCAGGGGCTTTTGAATGAAGCTTATCGGATTTTAAATGAGATGACTGAGAGTGGATTCTCACCTTCAGTTGTGACTTATAATGCATTCATCCATGGGCACTGTGTCTTGGAAAGAATGGAGGAGGCTCTAGGAGTGGTTCAGGAAATGGTGGAGAAAGGGTTGGCTCCTGATGTAGTAAGTTATAGTACAATTATATCTGGATTTTGTAGAAACGGAGAGTTGGATAGGGCATTCCAAATGAAGCAGGAGATGGTGGAGAAGGGTGTGTCGCCAGATGCTGTTACATATTCATCACTCATTCAAGGTCTCTGTGCGATGAGGAGACTAACGGAAGCCTGTGATCTTTCCCAAGAGATGTTGGACATGGGCCTGCCTCCAGATGAATTTACATATACAACGCTGATCAACGCATATTGTGTAGAAGGAGATCTAAATAAGGCTCTTCATTTACATGATGAAATGATACATAAGGGCTTCCTTCCTGATGCTGTTACCTACAGTGTGCTTATTAATGGACTTAATAAACAAGCTCGCACAAGGGAAGCAAAGCGGCTTCTCTATAAGTTGATTTATGAGGAGTCTGTTCCAAGTGATGTCACATATGACACACTGATAGAGAATTGCAGTAATATTGAATTCAAGAGCGTGGTGGCTCTCATTAAGGGATTTTGTATGAAGGGGTTAATGCATGAAGCAGATCGAGTTTTTGAATCTATGGCTGAGAGAAACCACAAACCTGGTGAGGCAGTTTATAATGTTATTATACATGGTCATTGTAGGGGTGGAAATTTGCCAAAGGCATTTAATTTATACAAGGAAATGATTCATTCTGGGTTTGTCCCTCATACTGTGACTGTCATCACTCTGATTAAAGCACTTTTCAAGGAGGGAATGAATGAGGAGATGAGTGAAGTCATAGGCGAGACATTGAGAAGCTGTAGACTGAATGAGGCTGAGCTTGCAAAAGTTCTTGTTGAGATTAACCATAAAGAAGGAAACATGGAAGCAGTTCTTAATGTACTTACTGACATGGCTAAGGATGGCCTCCTTCCAAATAGTGGGAAAACTGCCTATGCTGGGGGATAA
- the LOC117911187 gene encoding protein ALP1-like produces the protein MDQSFLLMLSNLLHLHNHLDPTTTSLLSDTSTATTTATTSPTSPTSLLSSTSAAPLLFFTIASVLSYVASSRPSSSSSTSAAAAAAAPNPATTSSTSDYSVSAFRALSTEHIWAMEAPLRDAQWRSLYGLSYPVFTTVVDKLKPYIALSNLSLPSDYAVAMVLSRLSHGFSAKTLSSRYSLEPYLISKITNMVTRLLATKLYPEFIKIPVSRRRLHETTQAFEELTSLPNMCGAIDGSPVKIRNNSASSYRCRYGFQSVLLQVVADHKKIFWDVCVKAPGGTDDATHLRDSLLYNRLTSGDIVWDKVINVRNHHVRPYIVGDWCYPLLSFLLTPFSPNGSGASGQNLFDAALMKGRSVVVEAIGLLKGRWRILQDLNVGMNHAPQTIVACCVLHNLCQIAREPEPDLWKEPEESGPPPRVLESEKSDYFFSDNLRQTLADDLHQRLSSR, from the coding sequence atggatCAATCTTTCTTGTTAATGTTGTCGAATCTCCTCCACCTCCACAACCACCTTGATCCCACCACCACCTCTCTCCTCTCCGACACCTCCACTGCCACCACCACTGCTACCACTTCCCCCACTTCCCCTACCTCCCTTCTCTCCTCCACCTCCGCCGCCCCACTCCTGTTCTTCACCATCGCCTCTGTCCTTTCCTATGTTGCCTCCTCTCGCCcatcttcctcctcctccacctccgCAGCCGCAGCCGCCGCCGCCCCCAACCCAGCGACTACTTCTTCCACTTCCGACTACTCCGTCTCCGCCTTCAGGGCACTCTCCACCGAGCACATCTGGGCCATGGAAGCCCCTCTCCGAGACGCCCAATGGCGATCGCTCTACGGCCTCTCCTATCCCGTTTTCACCACCGTCGTCGACAAGCTCAAACCCTACATCGCCCTCTCCAACCTCTCTCTCCCCTCGGACTACGCCGTCGCCATGGTCCTCTCTCGCCTCTCCCACGGCTTCTCCGCCAAAACCCTCTCCTCTCGCTACTCGCTCGAACCCTACCTCATCTCCAAGATCACCAACATGGTCACTCGCCTCCTCGCCACCAAACTTTACCCCGAATTCATCAAAATTCCCGTCAGTCGCCGCCGTCTCCACGAAACCACCCAAGCCTTTGAAGAGCTCACCTCCCTCCCCAACATGTGCGGCGCCATTGACGGCAGTCCCGTCAAAATTCGCAATAATTCTGCTTCTTCTTATCGGTGTCGATATGGGTTTCAATCCGTTCTTCTTCAGGTGGTCGCTGACCACAAGAAAATTTTTTGGGATGTTTGCGTTAAGGCACCTGGTGGCACCGATGATGCCACGCATTTGAGGGATAGTTTATTGTATAACCGGCTTACCTCCGGCGACATTGTTTGGGATAAGGTTATCAACGTCCGGAATCACCATGTCAGGCCTTATATTGTTGGGGATTGGTGTTACCCCTTGTTGTCTTTTTTGCTAACTCCCTTCTCTCCCAATGGTTCGGGCGCGTCTGGACAGAACTTGTTTGATGCGGCATTGATGAAGGGGCGGTCCGTGGTGGTTGAAGCAATTGGGCTGCTCAAGGGGAGGTGGAGGATTCTTCAGGATTTGAATGTGGGTATGAATCATGCTCCGCAGACTATTGTTGCCTGTTGCGTGTTACATAATTTATGTCAGATTGCAAGAGAGCCGGAGCCAGACCTTTGGAAGGAGCCGGAGGAGAGTGGACCTCCTCCTAGGGTGCTGGAGAGTGAAAAATCAGATTATTTTTTCAGTGACAACTTGAGGCAGACACTGGCTGATGATTTGCACCAGCGGCTTTCATCAAGATAA
- the LOC117911633 gene encoding B3 domain-containing protein At5g60142-like, translating into MSSPPRVLPEFFKVYLPEYSSDRLRIPTAFIGHFNGLVPEKAILRDFFGRVWHVEVGQIGKDVCFLNGWQRFLTDNSVEEGDFLVFRYDGNHIFDFKLFGRTACEKKDTDKVSVDIYQKDFSVKEEKDVVEAEREEKKQEEEEDEEEEEEEEEEEEEEEEDEEEEEEEEEEEEEEEEEESSDEEEEDKTNDRVEEEPQPKSSNKKVVVLKHKYSGRGRPPTGTRNYRGYKGTAVKKTRVAYIGTSHSNSTYKKPSGTQAEVDNSFAMASIVESKNPYFTTKLRPMRPSKLYVPVDVLKDHNIALPPRVLLRDPLGRSWPGDVAVWKDGRTWISGWRAFCKWNHVDENDTCICELVEERGHQGDVIVVHIQRAQPRLKAPNCS; encoded by the exons ATGAGTTCACCACCAAGAGTGTTGCCTGAATTCTTCAAAGTGTATCTCCCAGAATACAGCTCGGACAGACTG CGCATCCCAACAGCTTTTATAGGGCACTTTAATGGCCTTGTGCCTGAAAAGGCCATCCTCAGAGATTTTTTTGGGAGAGTTTGGCATGTGGAGGTAGGCCAAATTGGAAAGGATGTGTGCTTTCTGAACGGTTGGCAGCGATTTCTGACAGATAATTCTGTAGAAGAGGGGGACTTTTTGGTTTTCCGATATGACGGAAatcatatatttgattttaaattgtttGGGAGAACTGCATGTGAAAAGAAAGACACTGACAAGGTTAGTGTGGATATCTACCAAAAGGATTTTAGTGTAAAGGAGGAAAAGGATGTGGTAGAAgcagaaagagaagaaaagaagcaagaggaagaggaggatgaggaa gaggaggaagaagaagaagaagaagaagaagaagaagaagaagatgaggaggaggaggaggaggaggaggaggaggaggaagaggaggaagaagaggagTCATCAGATGAAGAGGAGGAGGACAAAACAAATGACAGAGTGGAAGAGGAACCACAACCAAAATCTTCTAACAAGAAAGTGGTTGTATTGAAGCATAAATATTCTGGCAGAGGTCGACCACCAACTGGTACAAGAAATTATA GAGGTTACAAAGGAACTGCTGTAAAAAAAACCAGAGTTGCATACATTGGAACCTCTCATAGCAACAGCACGTATAAAAAACCTTCAGGCACCCAGGCTGAGGTAGACAATTCATTTGCCATGGCAAGTATCGTTGAAAGCAAAAATCCTTATTTCACGACAAAATTAAGACCAATGAGGCCAAGTAAATTG TATGTTCCAGTAGATGTACTTAAAGACCATAACATTGCATTACCTCCAAGGGTGTTGCTTCGTGACCCTCTCGGGAGATCATGGCCTGGAGATGTTGCTGTCTGGAAGGACGGTCGGACATGGATTAGCGGGTGGAGAGCTTTCTGCAAGTGGAACCATGTGGATGAAAATGACACCTGCATTTGTGAACTAGTAGAGGAAAGAGGCCACCAGGGAGATGTCATTGTTGTTCACATTCAACGGGCACAACCTAGGCTTAAGGCGCCCAATTGCAGTTGA